The genomic DNA AATCGCGTTAGGGGGCGTCGCACCGCCATGCGGTGGCGAGACTTGCCGTGGACCCTATCCCCTATCGCTTCGCTCCAGGGTCCAGGGTGACAGAGCGGCAAGGCTCGATGAGCCGACCCCGGATCAGGTCCGGGGTGACGAGAGGCGAGCAGCACCCGACCCGGCCCCCCTTCGGCAGGCTCAGGGACCGGGCCGGGGAACGCCCTGTTTTTACATTAGGCAGACTACAGGTTGTCCAGAATTCTCAGCATTTCCGCAGGGGTGACGACTTTCGGGTGTTGCGGAAAATGCTTCTGGTTGCCCGTGACCAGAAAGGTTTCATCGGTCTTGTTCTTCTCCATGGCGACCTCGAAAAACACCACGTCTTTCGGATCGGGAAAATCGCCAACGAGAGTTTCAACGGCAGCAAGGTTCACGCCGATGGATTTCAGGCGAGAAATCAAGAAATCGACGGTTTCTGTTGGAAAATGAAACTTCTTGCGCGACAGGACTTCTTCGTATTCCTGTAAAATGGAATCGTTGAAAACGGGAATAATCTCGTGGGCGTAGGTCTGTTGAACGACCTGCCCAGGGACGGAATCCCACCGCAAAAGCGCAGAAACTAGCACGTTGGTGTCAATGACGGCGTAGCACTTCATTTGCCTGCCCGCGCCTGTGCGATTTCGGCGTTGATTTCTTCAAGGGACATGTCGGCGACTCCTGCATCGGCGGCGGACTGCGAAGCCTGCTTCATGGCTTCAAGGACATCGTCGGGTGTGGTCGGGCGGAGTTTCATGCTGAAAGGAATGCCGTTTTCGAGAATGGTGCGGGCAAGGAACATTCGGACGGCTGTCGGCAGGTCTATACCGAGTCTTTCGAAAATACTCCCTGCTGCGGAACGGGTCTTTTCGTCCACCCTGACTTGTAGCAATGTGCTCTGCATGGCATACCTCCGTACTTACAAAATATACAAATGTATTCTGTGTGAATGCAAGTGACTTTAATATTAATATATATTTTTTTAGGCTTTATAGGTTAATTTTCTCAAAAAATACGGAGAAATTAGCCCATTTCAGGACCACCACACCCCAAACTGGAATCGCGTTAGGGGGCGTCGCACCGCCACGCGGTGGCGAGACTTGCCGTGGACCCTATCGCTCCGCTCCAGGGTGACAGAGCGGCAAGGCTCGATGAGCCGACCCCGGATCAGGTCCGGGGTGACGAGAGGCGAGCAGCACCCGACCCGGCCCTTCGGCAGGCTCAGGGACCTGGCCGGGGAACGCCCAAGGAAGGGCTTAATCCGTTGGAGGCTAATCCATGCCAAGAAGCCATCTTGAGACATCGACGATTCTGATTCCTTCGTACTGGGTTGTTTCGTGGTTTGTTCTCGCGATGAGCATTTTGGGGTATGCGTCTTTTATTCCGAGCAGCGGGGCCGTTTCCCTTTCAAAAGTCTTCTTGTCCGAGATGTTGTCCGATACCTGGATATACAGCTTTTCGTCATGTTTCATTGCTACAAAGTCGATTTCTTTCTTGTATAGGACTCCGACGTAAAGTTGGTAACCCCTTCGAAGTAATTCCATGGCAACCATGTTTTCGTACACGTGGCCGTAGTCCATGTTGCGGGTCCCGAGTCTTGCGTAGCGGAACGAATGGTCGCTCAAGTAGTATTTGTCTTCCGTGGTCAAGTATCTTTTTCCGCGAATGTCGAATCTTCGGATTTTGTAGAAGGCGAATGCCTTGCATAAATAATCGATGTAAGAACCTATGGTTTTATGGTTCGTCTTGTCGCCTGTGGTGCTGATTGTCTTGGCGACATTTCGGATGGAGGTGATGTTGCCGACATTGTCCATCAAAAAGTCAATCAGTTTTTCAAGAAAGACCTTGTTCCGAATCTTGTATTTTTTGACGATGTCGCGGATAACCAACGTGTTGAAAACATCTTCGTTCACGTAACGGAACTTTTCGCTTTCAGTCTTGTATAAGAAGGAACCCGCCATCCCCCCTTCTTTAAGGTAGGATTCGAACGAGTCTTCCATTTTTTTCGGCTTGTAGTATTTTGTGTATTCCGCAAACGAAAACGGGAAGACGGGTATCTCAAAAGTTCTACCCGTAAAGAGCGTTGCCAGATCGCTACTAAGCAGGAATGCATTTGAGCCGGTTACATAGATGTCGAATTTTTCCGTGGCGTGAAGGCTGTTCAATGCCTTTTCGAACGAGTTGCAAAGTTGAACTTCGTCGATGAACAGATAGTTTGTCTTTTTAGGCTTGTACGCCTGTTCTGCATATTCTTCGAGTGCGGAATAGTTCTGTAATTTTTCAAACTTCGTCAAGTTGAAGTTGATCTTGATGATGTTTGCCTTTTTATCATTTTTTGCAATCCATTCTGCAAAGGATTCTAATAATTTTGATTTGCCGGAACGACGGATTCCGGTTATCACCTTGATGTCGGGTGTACCCCTGACATTTTTCAATGTGTCCAAATACTCTGTTCTTTCAATCAGTTTCATTTGTCGACTCCCGAATTTATATTTCCCAAAAATAAAAATATATAAAATTTGGGAAATTGTCTAGATGGCCCGGGCCGGGGAACGCCCAGGTCATTTCGGATTTAGAGAAAAGACTGCTTGTAATCGGTTGGCATCACAAAAAAAGACGGGTGATTGTCCATCACTCGTCTTTTGTGTGAGATCCTTCGACTTCACGCCTTGCGGCGTTCCGCTCAGGATGACATTTCCGATTACAGGCTGAT from Fibrobacter sp. UWR3 includes the following:
- a CDS encoding putative toxin-antitoxin system toxin component, PIN family, whose product is MKCYAVIDTNVLVSALLRWDSVPGQVVQQTYAHEIIPVFNDSILQEYEEVLSRKKFHFPTETVDFLISRLKSIGVNLAAVETLVGDFPDPKDVVFFEVAMEKNKTDETFLVTGNQKHFPQHPKVVTPAEMLRILDNL
- a CDS encoding type II toxin-antitoxin system RelB/DinJ family antitoxin, producing MQSTLLQVRVDEKTRSAAGSIFERLGIDLPTAVRMFLARTILENGIPFSMKLRPTTPDDVLEAMKQASQSAADAGVADMSLEEINAEIAQARAGK
- a CDS encoding ATP-binding protein → MKLIERTEYLDTLKNVRGTPDIKVITGIRRSGKSKLLESFAEWIAKNDKKANIIKINFNLTKFEKLQNYSALEEYAEQAYKPKKTNYLFIDEVQLCNSFEKALNSLHATEKFDIYVTGSNAFLLSSDLATLFTGRTFEIPVFPFSFAEYTKYYKPKKMEDSFESYLKEGGMAGSFLYKTESEKFRYVNEDVFNTLVIRDIVKKYKIRNKVFLEKLIDFLMDNVGNITSIRNVAKTISTTGDKTNHKTIGSYIDYLCKAFAFYKIRRFDIRGKRYLTTEDKYYLSDHSFRYARLGTRNMDYGHVYENMVAMELLRRGYQLYVGVLYKKEIDFVAMKHDEKLYIQVSDNISDKKTFERETAPLLGIKDAYPKMLIARTNHETTQYEGIRIVDVSRWLLGMD